A part of Pseudochaenichthys georgianus chromosome 23, fPseGeo1.2, whole genome shotgun sequence genomic DNA contains:
- the LOC117468397 gene encoding DENN domain-containing protein 2A-like isoform X1: MAASKRMTITPDNIYATVNRLKKSRAGDFHFASGDNNNVGQRRERAHKLPFTPLENQREESPMMAHRRPSFDPHNENTLLVGNKLPRSNGGKIKDKISLWEGKEPTHSPITSGSLGQCHSITRTESLTKNGNNSDGLSEESCKRVAQKEKENLGKENVGKLGDSRPCSPVETGKQQRGTLKNSKHSESKKGGDCGRIDHEKENVEKLRDSRPCSPSIAVQQQMGTLKKSTERKTAEQANQEKRAVFTLFKNLDAMGENHGKSPPELGNYFSPPCKDKQVVMGETGSVKETQHQENVYTEPGSPPINPVPKPQRTFEHPTNVAIGKSQSKGREQRNLPPLPSTLPPTSTKTSSKPPSGVYGRPWGERVRDNIKRKSFEFEDLQRSTSPLFSRLPEHHYEDIPDSSKENPYEDIELESQCSQQSLPSSPGAETTKTLRPGFFRQNSGRGFKLLDLRRSNQSPHSTSSGGVPPQLSPPSTPGPEHTYLLPGDPYSRTCRRIPTVVLRINSIFEAKIGKKHLRRIYHYAETSSGRVTDENSDSESEVEERSRAHRQRLVSVQSILSQPSQAQVHYNGSNTSKRSREKELHQRQLFEYFLVVSLQKSKAGAHYLPEVTQQFPPKLERSFKFMRETEDQLRIIPQFCFPDAKDWEPVENFPSEMFSFVLTGEDGSRRFGYCRRLLPSGKGKRLPEVYCIVSHLGCFNLFSKVLDEVERRRALSPALVQPFMRAIMEAQFPAPGRTITIKTFLPGSGTEVMELCRPSDSRLEHVDFECLFSCLSLRLLLRVLGSLLLERRVIFTADKLSTLSQCCHAVVALLYPFVWQHTYIPVLPSAMLDIVCTPTPFLVGLLSSSLPQLTELPLEEVLVVDLENSRFLRQLDDEDSILPSKLQSALENVLERRRELANERGGDTPGDSGHLSTVVSEAFVRFFVELVGHYPLFITGEREDGYSSSSSSSPVPCYFQRESFRKAIPSKTVRRFLEVFMETQMFGWFIQERELHRQALRGLFEVRVQEYLDSIHENEHRRVNRFLKGLGNKMKFLSKK; this comes from the exons ATGGCGGCCTCTAAGAGAATGACCATCACTCCGGACAACATATACGCCACTGTCAACAG gttAAAGAAGAGCCGTGCTGGTGATTTCCATTTTGCTTCAGGGGACAACAACAACGTTGGACAAAGAAGAGAGAGGGCACACAAACTTCCCTTCACCCCGTTGGAAAACCAGAGGGAAGAATCACCCATGATGGCGCACAGGAGGCCGAGCTTCGACCCTCACAATGAGAACACTCTCCTGGTAGGCAACAAGCTCCCCAGATCCAATGGAGGCAAAATCAAGGACAAGATTTCTTTATGGGAGGGGAAGGAACCCACTCATTCACCCATTACCTCAGGTTCTTTGGGCCAATGCCACAGCATAACAAGGACAGAATCCCTTACAAAGAATGGTAACAACTCTGATGGACTGAGTGAAGAGAGTTGCAAGAGAGTAGCCCAAAAGGAAAAGGAAAATCTTGGTAAAGAGAATGTAGGCAAACTTGGGGATTCAAGGCCTTGTTCACCTGTTGAAACTGGGAAACAGCAAAGAGGGACGCTCAAGAACAGCAAGCACAGTGAGAGCAAAAAAGGGGGGGATTGCGGCAGAATAGATCACGAGAAAGAGAACGTAGAAAAGCTTAGGGATTCAAGGCCTTGTTCGCCTTCAATAGCAGTGCAGCAGCAGATGGGGACGCTGAAGAAAAGCACTGAAAGGAAAACAGCAGAACAGGCCAACCAGGAGAAGAGAGCTGTGTTCACCCTTTTTAAAAACCTGGATGCAATGGGGGAGAACCATGGGAAAAGTCCTCCAGAGCTTGGGAACTACTTCAGCCCACCTTGCAAGGACAAACAGGTAGTTATGGGTGAAACTGGTTCAGTGAAAGAGACGCAGCACCAGGAGAATGTGTACACAGAGCCGGGGTCGCCCCCTATCAACCCAGTGCCCAAACCCCAACGGACCTTTGAGCATCCAACTAACGTCGCCATCGGGAAAAGTCAGAGTAAGGGCAGAGAGCAGAGGAATCTCCCCCCACTGCCCTCCACCTTGCCACCCACCTCTACAAAAACGTCCTCAAAACCTCCCTCTGGTGTCTATGGGAGACCCTGGGGTGAGAGAGTCAGAGACAACATCAAAAG GAAATCCTTTGAGTTTGAAGACCTCCAAAGGTCAACCAGCCCGCTTTTCTCTCGCCTACCAGAACATCACTATGAAGACATCCCAG ACTCATCCAAAGAGAACCCATATGAGGACATAGAGTTGGAGAGTCAATGCTCCCAGCAGTCTTTGCCCTCCTCTCCTGGTGCAGAAACTACCAAG ACCTTGAGGCCAGGCTTCTTCAGGCAGAATTCAGGCAGGGGCTTTAAGCTGCTGGACCTGCGGAGAAGCAACCAGTCGCCCCACAGCACCAGCAGTGGAGGGGTTCCACCCCAGCTCAGCCCTCCCTCCACTCCTGGGCCTGAACACACTTACTTGCTCCCCGGGGATCCTTACAGCCGCACCTGCCGCAGGATACCAACG GTCGTGCTTAGAATCAACAGCATCTTTGAGGCGAAGATCGGGAAGAAACATCTCCGAAGGATCTATCATTACGCTGAGACAAGCTCAGGGAGAG TAACAGATGAGAACAGTGACTCTGAGAGTGAAGTTGAAGAAAGATCAAGAG CTCATCGTCAGCGTCTCGTGTCAGTCCAGTCCATACTGAGCCAGCCAAGCCAGGCTCAAGTCCATTACAACGGTTCCAACACCAGCAAGCGCTCTCGGGAAAAGGAGCTCCACCAGCGTCAGCTGTTTGAATATTTTCTAGTTGTGTCGCTGCAGAAATCGAAGGCTGGTGCCCACTATCTGCCAGAGGTCACACAGCAGTTCCCACCAAAG CTGGAGCGGAGCTTCAAGTTCATGAGGGAGACGGAGGATCAGCTGAGGATCATCCCTCAGTTCTGTTTCCCTGATGCAAAAGACTGGGAGCCGGTGGAGAACTTTCCAAG TGAGATGTTCTCCTTTGTTTTGACGGGAGAGGATGGAAGCAGGAGGTTCGGATACTGCCGCCGTTTACTG CCCAGTGGAAAAGGTAAACGTCTACCAGAAGTCTACTGTATCGTCAGCCATCTTGGCTGTTTTAACCTGTTCTCAAAG GTGCTAGATGAGGTGGAGAGGCGTAGGGCTTTGTCTCCCGCTCTCGTGCAGCCTTTCATGAGAGCCATCATGGAGGCTCAGTTTCCAGCTCCAGGCCGAACCATCACCATTAAGACTTTCCTCCCCGGCTCCGGCACTGAG GTGATGGAGCTGTGCCGGCCCTCTGACTCGCGCTTGGAGCATGTGGACTTCGAGTGTCTGTTCTCCTGTCTGAGTCTGCGCCTGCTCCTCCGGGTGCTGGGCTCCCTGCTGCTGGAGCGGAGGGTCATCTTCACCGCCGACAAACTCAG TACTCTCTCCCAGTGCTGCCATGCGGTCGTGGCGCTGCTCTACCCCTTTGTGTGGCAGCACACTTACATCCCTGTGCTGCCGTCGGCCATGCTGGACATCGTGTGCACCCCCACCCCGTTCCTGGTGGGCCTGCTGTCCAGCTCCCTGCCCCAGCTCACTGAGCTGCCCCTGGAGGAG GTTCTGGTTGTGGATCTTGAAAACAGTCGATTTCTCAGACAG TTGGACGATGAAGACTCCATTCTGCCATCCAAGCTCCAATCAGCCCTGGAGAATGTTCTGGAGAGGAGACGAGAGCTTGCTAATGAGAGAGGAGGAGACACACCTGGTG ATTCGGGCCATCTTAGCACCGTCGTGTCCGAGGCCTTCGTCCGTTTCTTCGTGGAGCTGGTAGGCCACTATCCACTCTTCATCACCGGTGAACGGGAGGACGGctactcctcctcctcttcctcctcaccgGTCCCCTGCTACTTCCAACGCGAGAGTTTCCGTAAAGCGATCCCGTCTAAGACAGTGCGCCGGTTCCTGGAGGTCTTCATGGAGACCCA
- the LOC117468397 gene encoding DENN domain-containing protein 2A-like isoform X2 has translation MAASKRMTITPDNIYATVNRLKKSRAGDFHFASGDNNNVGQRRERAHKLPFTPLENQREESPMMAHRRPSFDPHNENTLLVGNKLPRSNGGKIKDKISLWEGKEPTHSPITSGSLGQCHSITRTESLTKNGNNSDGLSEESCKRVAQKEKENLGKENVGKLGDSRPCSPVETGKQQRGTLKNSKHSESKKGGDCGRIDHEKENVEKLRDSRPCSPSIAVQQQMGTLKKSTERKTAEQANQEKRAVFTLFKNLDAMGENHGKSPPELGNYFSPPCKDKQVVMGETGSVKETQHQENVYTEPGSPPINPVPKPQRTFEHPTNVAIGKSQSKGREQRNLPPLPSTLPPTSTKTSSKPPSGVYGRPWGERVRDNIKRKSFEFEDLQRSTSPLFSRLPEHHYEDIPDSSKENPYEDIELESQCSQQSLPSSPGAETTKTLRPGFFRQNSGRGFKLLDLRRSNQSPHSTSSGGVPPQLSPPSTPGPEHTYLLPGDPYSRTCRRIPTVVLRINSIFEAKIGKKHLRRIYHYAETSSGRDENSDSESEVEERSRAHRQRLVSVQSILSQPSQAQVHYNGSNTSKRSREKELHQRQLFEYFLVVSLQKSKAGAHYLPEVTQQFPPKLERSFKFMRETEDQLRIIPQFCFPDAKDWEPVENFPSEMFSFVLTGEDGSRRFGYCRRLLPSGKGKRLPEVYCIVSHLGCFNLFSKVLDEVERRRALSPALVQPFMRAIMEAQFPAPGRTITIKTFLPGSGTEVMELCRPSDSRLEHVDFECLFSCLSLRLLLRVLGSLLLERRVIFTADKLSTLSQCCHAVVALLYPFVWQHTYIPVLPSAMLDIVCTPTPFLVGLLSSSLPQLTELPLEEVLVVDLENSRFLRQLDDEDSILPSKLQSALENVLERRRELANERGGDTPGDSGHLSTVVSEAFVRFFVELVGHYPLFITGEREDGYSSSSSSSPVPCYFQRESFRKAIPSKTVRRFLEVFMETQMFGWFIQERELHRQALRGLFEVRVQEYLDSIHENEHRRVNRFLKGLGNKMKFLSKK, from the exons ATGGCGGCCTCTAAGAGAATGACCATCACTCCGGACAACATATACGCCACTGTCAACAG gttAAAGAAGAGCCGTGCTGGTGATTTCCATTTTGCTTCAGGGGACAACAACAACGTTGGACAAAGAAGAGAGAGGGCACACAAACTTCCCTTCACCCCGTTGGAAAACCAGAGGGAAGAATCACCCATGATGGCGCACAGGAGGCCGAGCTTCGACCCTCACAATGAGAACACTCTCCTGGTAGGCAACAAGCTCCCCAGATCCAATGGAGGCAAAATCAAGGACAAGATTTCTTTATGGGAGGGGAAGGAACCCACTCATTCACCCATTACCTCAGGTTCTTTGGGCCAATGCCACAGCATAACAAGGACAGAATCCCTTACAAAGAATGGTAACAACTCTGATGGACTGAGTGAAGAGAGTTGCAAGAGAGTAGCCCAAAAGGAAAAGGAAAATCTTGGTAAAGAGAATGTAGGCAAACTTGGGGATTCAAGGCCTTGTTCACCTGTTGAAACTGGGAAACAGCAAAGAGGGACGCTCAAGAACAGCAAGCACAGTGAGAGCAAAAAAGGGGGGGATTGCGGCAGAATAGATCACGAGAAAGAGAACGTAGAAAAGCTTAGGGATTCAAGGCCTTGTTCGCCTTCAATAGCAGTGCAGCAGCAGATGGGGACGCTGAAGAAAAGCACTGAAAGGAAAACAGCAGAACAGGCCAACCAGGAGAAGAGAGCTGTGTTCACCCTTTTTAAAAACCTGGATGCAATGGGGGAGAACCATGGGAAAAGTCCTCCAGAGCTTGGGAACTACTTCAGCCCACCTTGCAAGGACAAACAGGTAGTTATGGGTGAAACTGGTTCAGTGAAAGAGACGCAGCACCAGGAGAATGTGTACACAGAGCCGGGGTCGCCCCCTATCAACCCAGTGCCCAAACCCCAACGGACCTTTGAGCATCCAACTAACGTCGCCATCGGGAAAAGTCAGAGTAAGGGCAGAGAGCAGAGGAATCTCCCCCCACTGCCCTCCACCTTGCCACCCACCTCTACAAAAACGTCCTCAAAACCTCCCTCTGGTGTCTATGGGAGACCCTGGGGTGAGAGAGTCAGAGACAACATCAAAAG GAAATCCTTTGAGTTTGAAGACCTCCAAAGGTCAACCAGCCCGCTTTTCTCTCGCCTACCAGAACATCACTATGAAGACATCCCAG ACTCATCCAAAGAGAACCCATATGAGGACATAGAGTTGGAGAGTCAATGCTCCCAGCAGTCTTTGCCCTCCTCTCCTGGTGCAGAAACTACCAAG ACCTTGAGGCCAGGCTTCTTCAGGCAGAATTCAGGCAGGGGCTTTAAGCTGCTGGACCTGCGGAGAAGCAACCAGTCGCCCCACAGCACCAGCAGTGGAGGGGTTCCACCCCAGCTCAGCCCTCCCTCCACTCCTGGGCCTGAACACACTTACTTGCTCCCCGGGGATCCTTACAGCCGCACCTGCCGCAGGATACCAACG GTCGTGCTTAGAATCAACAGCATCTTTGAGGCGAAGATCGGGAAGAAACATCTCCGAAGGATCTATCATTACGCTGAGACAAGCTCAGGGAGAG ATGAGAACAGTGACTCTGAGAGTGAAGTTGAAGAAAGATCAAGAG CTCATCGTCAGCGTCTCGTGTCAGTCCAGTCCATACTGAGCCAGCCAAGCCAGGCTCAAGTCCATTACAACGGTTCCAACACCAGCAAGCGCTCTCGGGAAAAGGAGCTCCACCAGCGTCAGCTGTTTGAATATTTTCTAGTTGTGTCGCTGCAGAAATCGAAGGCTGGTGCCCACTATCTGCCAGAGGTCACACAGCAGTTCCCACCAAAG CTGGAGCGGAGCTTCAAGTTCATGAGGGAGACGGAGGATCAGCTGAGGATCATCCCTCAGTTCTGTTTCCCTGATGCAAAAGACTGGGAGCCGGTGGAGAACTTTCCAAG TGAGATGTTCTCCTTTGTTTTGACGGGAGAGGATGGAAGCAGGAGGTTCGGATACTGCCGCCGTTTACTG CCCAGTGGAAAAGGTAAACGTCTACCAGAAGTCTACTGTATCGTCAGCCATCTTGGCTGTTTTAACCTGTTCTCAAAG GTGCTAGATGAGGTGGAGAGGCGTAGGGCTTTGTCTCCCGCTCTCGTGCAGCCTTTCATGAGAGCCATCATGGAGGCTCAGTTTCCAGCTCCAGGCCGAACCATCACCATTAAGACTTTCCTCCCCGGCTCCGGCACTGAG GTGATGGAGCTGTGCCGGCCCTCTGACTCGCGCTTGGAGCATGTGGACTTCGAGTGTCTGTTCTCCTGTCTGAGTCTGCGCCTGCTCCTCCGGGTGCTGGGCTCCCTGCTGCTGGAGCGGAGGGTCATCTTCACCGCCGACAAACTCAG TACTCTCTCCCAGTGCTGCCATGCGGTCGTGGCGCTGCTCTACCCCTTTGTGTGGCAGCACACTTACATCCCTGTGCTGCCGTCGGCCATGCTGGACATCGTGTGCACCCCCACCCCGTTCCTGGTGGGCCTGCTGTCCAGCTCCCTGCCCCAGCTCACTGAGCTGCCCCTGGAGGAG GTTCTGGTTGTGGATCTTGAAAACAGTCGATTTCTCAGACAG TTGGACGATGAAGACTCCATTCTGCCATCCAAGCTCCAATCAGCCCTGGAGAATGTTCTGGAGAGGAGACGAGAGCTTGCTAATGAGAGAGGAGGAGACACACCTGGTG ATTCGGGCCATCTTAGCACCGTCGTGTCCGAGGCCTTCGTCCGTTTCTTCGTGGAGCTGGTAGGCCACTATCCACTCTTCATCACCGGTGAACGGGAGGACGGctactcctcctcctcttcctcctcaccgGTCCCCTGCTACTTCCAACGCGAGAGTTTCCGTAAAGCGATCCCGTCTAAGACAGTGCGCCGGTTCCTGGAGGTCTTCATGGAGACCCA